A stretch of the Streptomyces venezuelae genome encodes the following:
- a CDS encoding CoA transferase subunit A translates to MTDKSMTCEDVIGQLHSGMTLGIGGWGSRRKPMALVRALLRSEITDLTVISYGGPDIGLLAAAGRIRKLVAPFVTLDSIPLEPHFRAAREQGALELTELDEAMFMWGLHAAANRLPFLPVRAGLGSDVMRVNPELRTVTSPYADGEEFVAVPALRMDAALVHLGRADRLGNARYLGPDPYFDDLFCEAADTAYVSCEQLVETAELAKAGPPQTLLVSRHSVTGVVEAPNGAHFTSCAPDYERDEAFQRLYATTPWPEFAARFLSGASEHDYQSAVRAWHEEQQ, encoded by the coding sequence ATGACCGACAAGAGCATGACGTGCGAGGACGTGATCGGGCAGCTGCACAGCGGGATGACCCTCGGCATCGGCGGCTGGGGGTCGCGCCGCAAGCCGATGGCCCTGGTTCGAGCACTGCTCCGATCCGAGATCACCGATCTCACCGTGATCTCGTACGGCGGCCCGGACATCGGCCTGCTCGCCGCCGCCGGCCGCATCCGCAAGCTGGTCGCCCCCTTCGTCACCCTCGACTCCATCCCCCTGGAACCCCATTTCCGGGCCGCCCGCGAACAGGGTGCCCTCGAACTCACCGAGCTCGACGAGGCCATGTTCATGTGGGGCCTGCACGCCGCCGCCAACCGGCTGCCCTTCCTCCCCGTCCGGGCCGGCCTCGGCTCCGACGTGATGCGGGTCAACCCGGAGCTGCGCACCGTCACCTCCCCCTACGCCGACGGCGAGGAGTTCGTCGCCGTCCCGGCCCTCCGCATGGACGCCGCCCTGGTCCACCTGGGCCGCGCCGACCGCCTCGGCAACGCCCGGTACTTGGGCCCCGACCCCTACTTCGACGACCTGTTCTGCGAGGCCGCCGACACCGCGTACGTCTCCTGCGAGCAGCTGGTGGAGACCGCCGAACTCGCCAAGGCCGGCCCCCCGCAGACCCTCTTGGTCAGCCGTCACAGCGTGACCGGGGTGGTGGAGGCTCCCAACGGCGCCCACTTCACCTCCTGCGCCCCCGACTACGAACGCGACGAGGCCTTCCAGAGGCTGTACGCCACCACCCCCTGGCCCGAGTTCGCCGCCCGCTTCCTGTCCGGCGCGAGCGAGCACGACTACCAGTCCGCCGTCCGCGCCTGGCACGAGGAGCAGCAGTGA
- a CDS encoding NAD(P)H-dependent flavin oxidoreductase — protein sequence METALTKLVGVRYPIVQTGMGWVAGPRMVSAAANAGALGILASATMTLEQLRSAVREVKSRTEQPFGVNLRADAGDAAERARLIVDEGVRVASFALAPSRELIARLKDAGVVVIPSIGARRHAEKVAGWGADAVIVQGGEGGGHTGDVATTVLLPQVVDAVDIPVVAAGGFHDGRGLVAALAYGAAGVAMGTRFLLTSDSTVPDPVKARYLAAGVKDVTVTTAVDGLPHRMLRTPLVDSLERAGRAGALARAVRHAAGFRKLSGLSWAQLVRDGLAMKHGKDLSWSQVLLAANTPMLLKASMVEGRTDLGVMASGQVAGVIEDLPSCAELVDRVMAEAHAVLHSLRTLPPPG from the coding sequence ATGGAGACGGCACTCACCAAGCTCGTCGGGGTGCGGTACCCGATCGTGCAGACCGGAATGGGCTGGGTCGCCGGCCCCCGTATGGTGTCGGCGGCGGCGAACGCCGGGGCGCTGGGCATCCTGGCCTCGGCCACCATGACCCTGGAGCAGCTGCGGTCGGCGGTGCGCGAGGTCAAGTCCCGTACGGAGCAGCCCTTCGGGGTCAATCTGCGGGCCGATGCCGGGGACGCGGCCGAGCGGGCCCGGCTGATCGTCGACGAGGGCGTACGGGTGGCCTCCTTCGCCCTGGCGCCGTCCCGGGAGCTGATCGCCCGGCTCAAGGACGCGGGCGTGGTGGTGATCCCGTCCATCGGGGCCCGCCGGCACGCCGAGAAGGTGGCGGGCTGGGGCGCCGACGCGGTGATCGTGCAGGGCGGCGAGGGCGGCGGGCACACCGGGGACGTGGCCACCACCGTGCTGCTCCCCCAGGTGGTGGACGCCGTGGACATCCCGGTGGTCGCCGCGGGCGGCTTCCACGACGGCCGGGGCCTGGTCGCCGCCCTCGCCTACGGCGCGGCCGGAGTCGCCATGGGCACCCGGTTCCTGCTGACCTCCGACTCCACCGTCCCGGACCCGGTCAAGGCCCGGTACCTGGCAGCCGGGGTGAAGGACGTCACCGTCACCACGGCGGTGGACGGGCTGCCGCACCGGATGCTCCGTACCCCGCTGGTCGATTCCCTGGAGCGGGCGGGCCGCGCCGGGGCGCTGGCCCGGGCGGTCCGGCATGCGGCCGGGTTCCGGAAGCTCTCCGGCCTGTCCTGGGCGCAGCTGGTCCGGGACGGGCTGGCGATGAAACACGGCAAGGACCTGTCCTGGAGCCAGGTGCTGCTCGCCGCCAATACCCCCATGCTCCTCAAGGCGTCCATGGTCGAGGGCCGTACGGACCTCGGTGTCATGGCATCCGGCCAGGTCGCGGGCGTGATCGAGGATCTCCCGTCGTGTGCGGAGCTCGTGGACCGCGTGATGGCCGAGGCACATGCAGTACTGCACTCGCTCCGCACCCTGCCTCCACCAGGGTGA
- a CDS encoding PP2C family protein-serine/threonine phosphatase: MTRRRAPGAASAELLSTLGRLTAQAREGAELHHARLELAEALQREMLPSALPVVPGLRTAARYAPARDGLDIGGDWYDGFWLPEGGLAFSIGDVQGHDVEAAAFMGQVRIGLRAVAAIVTDPGEVLRTANDVLLSMESRLFATCSLLRFHPETWEIESARAGHVPTVWATVDGRYGISEDEGGLPLGMLPGSGYPVTRRRLTTAGAVVLVTDGVVEGPAFPIEVGLQRVVRLVREAAGADPDELAAEVMKVADSTGHADDAAVLVLRHDAPGPPFR; encoded by the coding sequence GTGACCCGGCGCCGTGCCCCGGGCGCCGCCAGCGCCGAACTCCTCAGCACGCTCGGGCGGCTCACCGCCCAGGCGCGGGAGGGCGCGGAGCTGCACCACGCCCGGCTGGAACTGGCCGAGGCCCTCCAGCGCGAGATGCTGCCCTCGGCCCTGCCGGTGGTGCCGGGGCTGCGCACCGCGGCCCGGTACGCGCCCGCCCGGGACGGCCTGGACATCGGCGGGGACTGGTACGACGGGTTCTGGCTCCCGGAGGGCGGGCTCGCCTTCTCCATCGGCGACGTCCAGGGACACGATGTGGAGGCAGCCGCCTTCATGGGGCAGGTCCGGATCGGCCTGCGCGCCGTGGCCGCCATCGTCACCGATCCGGGCGAGGTCCTGCGCACCGCCAATGACGTGCTGCTCTCGATGGAATCCCGGCTCTTCGCGACCTGCAGCCTGCTCCGCTTCCATCCGGAGACCTGGGAGATCGAGAGCGCGCGGGCCGGTCACGTGCCCACGGTCTGGGCCACGGTCGACGGCCGGTACGGCATCTCCGAGGACGAGGGCGGGCTGCCCCTGGGCATGCTGCCCGGGTCGGGATACCCGGTGACCCGGCGCCGGCTGACCACGGCGGGAGCGGTGGTCCTGGTCACCGACGGGGTGGTCGAAGGGCCCGCCTTCCCGATCGAGGTGGGTCTGCAACGGGTGGTCCGGCTGGTCCGGGAGGCGGCCGGCGCCGATCCGGACGAGCTGGCCGCCGAGGTGATGAAGGTGGCCGATTCCACCGGCCACGCGGACGACGCCGCGGTGCTCGTCCTCCGCCACGACGCTCCGGGCCCGCCGTTCCGGTAG
- a CDS encoding MASE1 domain-containing protein yields the protein MPTQEWRRVLPTLLGIVALAVAYYGTGRLGLHHQVVVDGAMVTPLWPPTGVALACLLWMGLRVWPGIPLGTYLAIERISSFDLADAPILAGNTLAPVAGYLLLREAGFRTEIDRLRDGVALVFLGGLLPILISSTVGTATLVLTGDLPLSEFWPVWSAWWAGDAMGVLVVTPLLLVLRRARMPRDPYRMAEAAVLAVIAVPVTLFATRTSLSLLFLVFPLLIWAAVRFQLAGSAPCTLLVSVLAIAAATDRDGPFAGQTLLAIMVNLQALNGAAALTGLLLAALVTEQNGIRLKIEQVCEDLAEVVQRLSPGKPAD from the coding sequence ATGCCCACCCAGGAATGGCGCCGCGTGCTCCCGACCCTCCTCGGGATCGTGGCCCTCGCCGTGGCCTACTACGGGACCGGGCGGCTGGGCCTGCACCACCAGGTGGTCGTCGACGGCGCCATGGTCACGCCCCTGTGGCCGCCCACCGGAGTCGCCCTGGCCTGTCTGCTCTGGATGGGGCTCCGGGTCTGGCCGGGGATCCCGCTGGGCACCTACCTGGCCATCGAGCGGATCAGCAGCTTCGACCTCGCCGACGCCCCGATCCTGGCCGGCAACACCCTCGCTCCGGTGGCCGGGTACCTGTTGCTGCGCGAGGCCGGCTTCCGTACCGAGATCGACCGGCTGCGGGACGGGGTGGCCCTGGTGTTCCTGGGCGGTCTGCTGCCGATACTGATCAGTTCGACCGTCGGGACCGCCACCCTGGTGCTCACCGGCGACCTGCCGCTCTCCGAGTTCTGGCCGGTGTGGTCGGCCTGGTGGGCCGGGGACGCGATGGGCGTGCTGGTGGTGACCCCGCTGCTGCTCGTCCTGCGCCGCGCCCGGATGCCCCGGGACCCCTACCGGATGGCCGAGGCGGCGGTGCTGGCGGTCATCGCCGTCCCCGTCACCCTGTTCGCCACCCGGACCTCCCTCTCCCTGCTGTTCCTCGTCTTCCCGCTGCTGATCTGGGCGGCCGTACGGTTCCAGCTCGCCGGGAGTGCGCCCTGCACCCTGCTGGTGTCGGTCCTGGCCATCGCGGCGGCCACCGACCGGGACGGGCCGTTCGCCGGCCAGACACTCCTGGCGATCATGGTCAACCTCCAGGCCCTCAACGGGGCGGCGGCCCTGACCGGACTGCTGCTCGCCGCGCTCGTCACCGAGCAGAACGGCATCCGTCTGAAGATCGAGCAGGTGTGCGAGGACCTGGCGGAGGTGGTGCAGCGGCTGAGCCCCGGGAAGCCGGCCGACTGA
- a CDS encoding tyrosine-protein phosphatase, producing the protein MSRARIRLATAVMLSALAIGTLPATAQAGQAPAGPAAAATAGQHRPQAETIRQIPLQGAVNVRDLGGYRTYTGGQVRQGLVYRSDALSKLTDADLTTIAGLRLTKVVDFRIPMELQYDGADRLPPGLTATARPVSDLGLYGTLVGAISSGDPVKQEQMLGGGRAEAYMRDIYRTFVTSPENRAQFAATLRETADGRQGPMLYHCTSGKDRTGWLSYVLLRALGVPQSSAERDYLASNTFRGAYDAKVRAGLKQSGRMQNPDLLIPLQEVRQDYLDAATAQLEAEYGSFYGYLTQGLGLSLRDLVKLQDKLVR; encoded by the coding sequence ATGAGCCGTGCCCGAATCCGCCTGGCGACCGCGGTGATGCTCTCCGCGCTCGCCATCGGGACCCTTCCCGCCACTGCGCAGGCCGGTCAGGCGCCTGCCGGTCCGGCCGCCGCCGCCACGGCCGGGCAGCACCGCCCGCAGGCTGAAACGATTCGCCAGATCCCCCTCCAGGGCGCGGTCAACGTCCGCGACCTGGGCGGCTACCGCACCTACACGGGCGGGCAGGTCCGCCAGGGGCTGGTCTACCGCTCCGATGCACTGAGCAAGCTGACCGATGCGGACCTCACCACGATCGCCGGTCTGCGCCTCACCAAGGTCGTGGACTTCCGGATCCCCATGGAGCTCCAGTACGACGGCGCCGACCGGCTGCCGCCCGGACTCACCGCCACCGCACGGCCGGTCAGCGACCTCGGCCTGTACGGGACCCTGGTCGGCGCGATCTCCAGCGGCGACCCGGTGAAGCAGGAGCAGATGCTCGGCGGCGGGCGCGCCGAGGCGTACATGCGCGACATCTACCGCACCTTCGTGACCAGCCCCGAGAACCGGGCGCAGTTCGCGGCGACGCTGCGGGAGACGGCAGACGGCCGGCAGGGCCCGATGCTGTACCACTGCACGTCCGGAAAGGACCGGACGGGCTGGCTGAGCTACGTGCTGCTGCGGGCCCTCGGCGTCCCGCAGAGTTCGGCCGAGCGCGACTACCTGGCGTCGAACACCTTCCGCGGGGCCTACGACGCCAAGGTCCGGGCCGGGCTGAAGCAGTCGGGCCGGATGCAGAACCCCGATCTGCTGATTCCGCTGCAGGAGGTCCGGCAGGACTACCTGGATGCGGCGACCGCGCAGCTGGAGGCGGAGTACGGGAGCTTCTACGGGTATCTGACGCAGGGGCTCGGGCTGAGCCTGCGGGACCTGGTGAAGCTCCAGGACAAGCTGGTGCGCTGA
- a CDS encoding SDR family oxidoreductase yields MTEKAEKAEKAKPAETAETGMCAGRVAIVTGAGRGLGRAHALAFAAEGAKVVVNDLGVGPDGGGSSGGPAEEVVAEIRAAGGSAVAHGGDIATGAGAASLIACAVDTYGRLDTLVNNAGFLRDRMLVNLDEDDWDAVMRVHLKGHFLPLREAAAWWRSEAKAGRGAAARVVNTSSGAGLLGSVGQGNYSAAKAGIVGLTLVAAAEMGRYGVQVNAIAPAARTRMTERTFAETMAAPAAGTFDAMAPENVSPLVVWLGSTASAGVTGRVFETEGGRITVMQGWHRGPTADRGSRWTPAEAGEATLKLLADAEPPLPVYGAR; encoded by the coding sequence ATGACGGAGAAGGCGGAGAAGGCGGAGAAGGCGAAGCCGGCGGAGACGGCGGAGACGGGCATGTGTGCGGGCCGGGTCGCGATCGTGACCGGCGCCGGCCGGGGACTGGGCCGGGCCCATGCGCTGGCCTTCGCGGCCGAGGGCGCCAAGGTCGTGGTCAACGACCTGGGGGTCGGCCCGGACGGCGGCGGCTCCTCCGGGGGCCCGGCCGAGGAGGTGGTGGCGGAGATCCGCGCGGCGGGCGGCTCGGCCGTGGCGCACGGCGGGGACATCGCCACCGGCGCGGGCGCGGCCTCCCTGATCGCCTGCGCGGTCGACACGTACGGCCGGCTGGACACCCTGGTCAACAATGCGGGGTTCCTGCGCGACCGGATGCTCGTCAACCTGGACGAGGACGACTGGGACGCGGTGATGCGGGTCCACCTCAAGGGGCACTTCCTGCCGCTGAGGGAGGCGGCGGCCTGGTGGCGGTCCGAGGCGAAGGCGGGGCGCGGGGCGGCGGCCCGGGTGGTCAACACCTCCTCGGGGGCGGGGCTGCTGGGCTCGGTCGGTCAGGGCAACTACAGCGCGGCCAAGGCGGGCATCGTGGGGCTGACCCTGGTGGCCGCCGCCGAGATGGGCCGGTACGGGGTCCAGGTCAACGCGATCGCCCCGGCCGCCCGCACCCGGATGACCGAGCGGACTTTCGCGGAGACGATGGCGGCCCCGGCGGCCGGCACCTTCGACGCCATGGCCCCGGAGAACGTCTCCCCCCTGGTCGTCTGGCTGGGCTCCACGGCCTCGGCCGGGGTCACCGGGCGGGTCTTCGAGACCGAGGGCGGCCGGATCACGGTGATGCAGGGCTGGCACCGGGGCCCGACGGCGGACCGCGGCTCCCGCTGGACCCCGGCGGAGGCGGGCGAGGCCACCCTGAAGCTCCTCGCGGACGCCGAGCCTCCGCTGCCGGTGTACGGGGCGCGCTGA
- a CDS encoding DEAD/DEAH box helicase: MTSSSSSSARSGRRPVRGRGADQGRPKAGAGRSKGAKGAAAQPARPQEFTMPETLTPGLPPVAAFEDLDMPEALLKTLAEQGVTAPFPIQAATLPNSLAGRDLLGRGRTGSGKTLAFGLALLARTAGRRAEPKAPLALVLVPTRELAQQVTDALTPYANGLRLRITTVVGGMSLNRQASALKRGAEVLVATPGRLADLIDRGDVTLERVSITVLDEADQMTDMGFLPQVTKLLKQVEEGGQRLLFSATLDKNIDKLVKMFLTDPVTHSVDPSAGAVTTMEHHVLYVLDETDKKAVATKIAARDGRVILFLDTKRAVDRMVKKLLASGVRASGLHGGRSQPQRNRTLDWFKTGEVTALVATNVAARGIHIDDLDLVVNVDPPTDHKDYLHRGGRTARAGESGSVVTLVLPEQKREMTRLMSDAGIRPRTAAIKSSDEELTRLTGAREPSGVPVVLDVPQPTPPKQPKAGASRPSRRRGTGQAAAGSGSATGSGQARRSGAEQGSGQGGSRSGSGQGGSRSASGQGRRSGSGQGGADRARRTGGTQGGSASGGAAGASARSRIGSGRPARRSPGA; this comes from the coding sequence ATGACCAGCTCCAGCTCCAGCTCCGCACGTTCCGGCCGACGTCCCGTCCGGGGCCGCGGCGCTGACCAGGGACGTCCGAAGGCCGGCGCGGGCCGGTCGAAGGGCGCCAAGGGCGCCGCCGCGCAGCCCGCCCGGCCGCAGGAGTTCACGATGCCCGAGACGCTGACGCCCGGGCTGCCGCCCGTGGCCGCGTTCGAGGACCTCGACATGCCCGAGGCGCTCCTGAAGACCCTCGCCGAGCAGGGCGTCACCGCCCCGTTCCCGATCCAGGCCGCCACCCTCCCGAACTCCCTGGCCGGCCGTGACCTGCTCGGCCGCGGACGCACCGGCTCCGGCAAGACCCTGGCCTTCGGCCTCGCCCTGCTGGCCCGTACGGCCGGCCGCCGGGCCGAGCCCAAGGCCCCGCTGGCCCTGGTGCTGGTCCCGACCCGCGAGCTCGCGCAGCAGGTCACGGACGCTCTGACCCCCTACGCCAACGGCCTGCGGCTGCGGATCACCACCGTGGTCGGCGGTATGTCGCTGAACCGGCAGGCGAGCGCCCTCAAGCGCGGCGCCGAGGTGCTGGTGGCCACGCCCGGCCGGCTGGCCGACCTGATCGACCGCGGCGACGTCACGCTGGAGCGGGTCTCGATCACGGTCCTGGACGAGGCCGACCAGATGACCGACATGGGCTTCCTGCCGCAGGTCACCAAGCTCCTGAAGCAGGTGGAGGAGGGCGGCCAGCGGCTGCTGTTCTCCGCGACCCTGGACAAGAACATCGACAAGCTCGTCAAGATGTTCCTGACCGACCCGGTCACGCACTCGGTCGACCCGTCGGCGGGCGCGGTGACCACCATGGAGCACCACGTCCTGTACGTGCTGGACGAGACCGACAAGAAGGCCGTCGCGACGAAGATAGCCGCGCGCGACGGCCGGGTGATCCTCTTCCTGGACACCAAGCGGGCGGTGGACCGCATGGTCAAGAAGCTCCTGGCCAGCGGTGTACGGGCGTCCGGCCTGCACGGCGGCCGGTCGCAGCCGCAGCGCAACCGCACCCTGGACTGGTTCAAGACGGGCGAGGTCACCGCGCTGGTCGCCACCAATGTCGCGGCCCGCGGCATCCACATCGACGACCTGGACCTGGTCGTGAACGTGGACCCGCCCACCGACCACAAGGACTACCTGCACCGGGGCGGCCGGACCGCCCGGGCGGGCGAGTCGGGCAGCGTGGTCACCCTGGTCCTGCCGGAGCAGAAGCGCGAGATGACCCGGCTGATGTCGGACGCGGGAATCCGCCCGCGGACGGCCGCGATCAAGTCCTCGGACGAGGAGCTCACCCGTCTGACCGGGGCCCGGGAGCCCTCCGGCGTTCCGGTGGTCCTGGACGTCCCGCAGCCGACCCCGCCGAAGCAGCCGAAGGCCGGCGCCAGCCGGCCCTCCCGCCGCCGCGGCACGGGCCAGGCCGCCGCCGGCTCGGGCTCCGCCACCGGCTCCGGCCAGGCACGCCGCTCCGGCGCCGAGCAGGGCTCCGGCCAGGGCGGCAGCCGGTCCGGCTCGGGCCAGGGCGGCAGCCGGTCGGCCTCCGGCCAGGGCCGCCGCAGTGGTTCCGGCCAGGGCGGCGCGGACCGGGCCCGCCGCACCGGCGGCACCCAGGGCGGCAGCGCCTCCGGTGGCGCGGCCGGCGCCTCCGCGCGCAGCCGGATCGGCTCCGGCCGCCCCGCCCGCCGCAGCCCGGGCGCCTGA
- a CDS encoding CoA-transferase subunit beta yields MTTRAEYCVIACAEAWRDNGEVLASPMGLVPAFGARLAKRTFSPDLLLTDGEAMLVGLDGTVEGWLPYRRHLTMVTGGRRHVMMGASQIDRYGNQNISCIGDWQRPSRQLLGVRGAPVNTLNNPVSYWVPKHSARVFVERVDMVSGVGYDRAAAAGPSAARYHRLPRVVSDLGVFDFATPDHRMRLASLHPGVTVEQVREATGFELVIAAEVPYTREPTAEELRLIREVIDPRGLRDREVRTA; encoded by the coding sequence GTGACCACCCGCGCCGAATACTGTGTGATCGCCTGCGCCGAGGCCTGGCGCGACAACGGGGAGGTGCTCGCCAGCCCGATGGGCCTCGTTCCGGCCTTCGGCGCCCGGCTCGCCAAGCGCACCTTCTCCCCCGACCTGCTGCTGACCGACGGCGAGGCCATGTTGGTCGGCCTGGACGGCACCGTCGAGGGCTGGCTGCCCTACCGGCGCCATCTGACGATGGTCACCGGCGGCCGGCGGCACGTGATGATGGGCGCCAGCCAGATCGACCGGTACGGCAACCAGAACATCTCCTGCATCGGCGACTGGCAGCGGCCGTCCCGCCAGCTCCTCGGGGTGCGCGGGGCACCCGTCAACACCCTCAACAACCCGGTCAGTTACTGGGTGCCCAAGCACTCCGCCCGGGTGTTCGTCGAGCGCGTGGACATGGTCAGCGGGGTCGGGTACGACCGGGCCGCCGCGGCCGGCCCCTCCGCCGCCCGCTACCACCGGCTGCCCCGGGTGGTGTCCGATCTCGGCGTGTTCGACTTCGCCACCCCCGACCACCGGATGCGGCTGGCCTCCCTGCACCCCGGCGTCACCGTCGAACAGGTCCGGGAGGCCACCGGTTTCGAGCTGGTGATCGCGGCGGAGGTCCCGTACACCCGCGAGCCCACCGCCGAGGAGCTGCGGCTGATCCGCGAGGTGATCGACCCCAGGGGCCTGCGGGACCGCGAAGTCCGGACCGCCTGA
- a CDS encoding SDR family oxidoreductase: MELDGRVVVVTGGTRGVGAGIARSFLEAGAEVVLCARRPPEEPVSAAGRKAVYREVDLRNGAAVREFTDAVAADFGRLDCLVNNAGGTPYRLLAAGEAERHARVLELNLLAPMTASLAAFPYLRAARGSVLMVGSVSGTRPSPGTAAYGAAKAGLENLARSMAVEWAPEVRVNTLVLGMVRTELAHLHYGDETGIAAVGATVPLGRLAEPAEVGAAAVFLASDRAGYVSGASLLVHGGGERPAFLDAATVNKES, encoded by the coding sequence ATGGAGCTCGACGGGAGGGTTGTCGTCGTCACCGGCGGCACCCGGGGGGTCGGCGCCGGGATCGCCCGGTCGTTCCTCGAAGCCGGCGCGGAGGTCGTCCTCTGCGCCCGCAGACCGCCGGAGGAACCGGTGTCCGCGGCGGGCCGGAAGGCCGTCTACCGGGAGGTCGACCTGCGGAACGGGGCCGCCGTGCGGGAGTTCACCGACGCGGTCGCCGCGGACTTCGGGCGGCTCGACTGCCTGGTCAACAACGCGGGCGGGACCCCGTACCGGCTGCTGGCCGCGGGGGAGGCGGAACGCCATGCGCGGGTGCTGGAACTCAACCTGCTCGCACCGATGACCGCCTCGCTGGCGGCGTTCCCGTATCTGCGGGCGGCCCGCGGCTCGGTGCTGATGGTCGGCAGCGTCAGCGGCACCCGCCCCTCGCCGGGCACGGCGGCATACGGGGCGGCCAAGGCGGGTCTGGAGAACCTGGCCCGCTCGATGGCCGTCGAATGGGCCCCCGAGGTACGGGTGAACACGCTGGTCCTCGGCATGGTGCGGACCGAACTCGCCCACCTCCACTACGGGGACGAGACCGGGATCGCCGCGGTCGGGGCCACCGTCCCGCTGGGCCGGCTGGCCGAGCCGGCCGAGGTGGGGGCGGCGGCGGTGTTCCTGGCCTCGGACCGGGCGGGATACGTGAGCGGGGCGAGCCTGCTGGTGCACGGGGGCGGGGAGCGCCCCGCGTTTCTGGATGCGGCAACGGTCAACAAGGAGAGCTGA
- a CDS encoding serine protease, with amino-acid sequence MTRTDRTAQPPTKGSVFTVSYTRFLKRSLAAGAIALAAVSLQPGTASAGTAPVVGGTRAAQGEFPFMVRLSMGCGGALYTQQIVLTAAHCVGASGNNTSITATAGVVDLNSASAIKVKSTKVLRAPGYNGSGKDWALIKLAKPINLPTLKIAETTQYNNGTFTVAGWGATREGGGQQRYLMKATVPFVSDADCQAAYSGDIIPGEEICAGLLDQGGVDTCQGDSGGPMFRRDNAGAWIQVGIVSWGIGCARPDYPGVYTEVSTFATAIKNAAATL; translated from the coding sequence ATGACGCGCACGGACCGCACAGCCCAACCCCCCACGAAAGGCAGCGTGTTCACCGTGTCCTACACCCGCTTCCTCAAGCGTTCCCTCGCCGCCGGCGCCATAGCGCTCGCCGCCGTCAGCCTCCAGCCCGGCACCGCCAGCGCCGGCACCGCCCCGGTCGTCGGCGGCACCCGCGCCGCCCAGGGCGAGTTCCCCTTCATGGTCCGCCTCTCCATGGGCTGCGGCGGCGCCCTCTACACCCAGCAGATCGTCCTCACCGCCGCCCACTGCGTCGGCGCCAGCGGAAACAACACCTCCATCACCGCCACCGCCGGCGTCGTTGATCTCAACAGCGCCAGCGCCATCAAGGTCAAGTCCACCAAGGTGCTCCGCGCCCCCGGCTACAACGGCTCCGGCAAGGACTGGGCCCTCATCAAACTCGCCAAGCCGATCAACCTGCCCACCCTCAAGATCGCCGAGACCACCCAGTACAACAACGGCACCTTCACCGTCGCCGGCTGGGGAGCCACCCGCGAAGGCGGCGGCCAGCAGCGCTACCTGATGAAGGCCACCGTGCCCTTCGTCTCCGACGCCGACTGCCAGGCCGCCTACAGCGGCGACATCATCCCCGGCGAGGAGATCTGCGCCGGCCTGCTCGACCAGGGCGGCGTCGACACCTGCCAGGGCGACTCCGGCGGCCCCATGTTCCGCCGCGACAACGCCGGCGCCTGGATCCAGGTCGGCATCGTCAGCTGGGGCATCGGCTGCGCCCGCCCCGACTACCCGGGCGTCTACACCGAGGTGTCCACCTTCGCCACCGCCATCAAGAACGCCGCGGCCACGCTCTAA
- a CDS encoding enoyl-CoA hydratase family protein, whose protein sequence is MGVSTSSPDKGIALVTVDFPPVNALPVQGWYELADALRAAGRDPGNRCVVLAAEGRGFNAGVDIKEMQRDTGHGSLIGANRGCYEAFAAVYECEVPVVAAVNGFCLGGGIGLAGNADAIVAAEDAVFGLPELDRGALGAATHLARLVPQHLMRALYYTSRTATAAELHAHGSVWKVVPADGLRAAALELAREIARKDGYLIRLAKAAINGIDPVDVRRSYRFEQGFTFEANLSGVADRVRDTFGKEPRS, encoded by the coding sequence ATGGGTGTCTCCACCTCAAGCCCCGACAAGGGCATCGCACTGGTCACCGTCGACTTCCCGCCCGTCAACGCCCTTCCGGTACAGGGCTGGTACGAGCTCGCCGACGCCCTGCGCGCCGCCGGCCGCGACCCCGGGAACCGGTGCGTGGTCCTGGCTGCCGAAGGCCGCGGCTTCAACGCCGGCGTCGACATCAAGGAGATGCAGCGCGACACCGGGCACGGCTCCCTGATCGGCGCCAACCGGGGCTGCTACGAGGCCTTCGCCGCGGTGTACGAGTGCGAGGTGCCCGTGGTGGCGGCCGTCAACGGGTTCTGCCTGGGCGGCGGGATCGGCCTGGCCGGCAACGCGGACGCGATCGTCGCCGCCGAGGACGCCGTCTTCGGGCTGCCGGAGCTGGACCGCGGCGCCCTCGGCGCGGCCACCCATCTGGCCCGGCTGGTCCCCCAGCACCTGATGCGCGCCCTCTACTACACCTCGCGCACCGCGACCGCCGCCGAACTGCACGCCCACGGCTCGGTCTGGAAGGTGGTCCCGGCCGACGGGCTGCGGGCGGCAGCCCTGGAGCTGGCCCGGGAGATCGCGCGCAAGGACGGCTACCTGATCCGGCTGGCCAAGGCGGCCATCAACGGCATCGACCCCGTCGACGTGCGCCGCAGCTACCGCTTCGAGCAGGGCTTCACCTTCGAGGCCAACCTCAGCGGGGTGGCCGACCGGGTCCGGGACACCTTCGGGAAGGAACCGCGTTCATGA